The Rhineura floridana isolate rRhiFlo1 chromosome 8, rRhiFlo1.hap2, whole genome shotgun sequence genome includes a region encoding these proteins:
- the DENND6B gene encoding protein DENND6B, translated as MEPLAGLEALRGRRQDPRSLSPGDSALPWGRLSAWLECVCAVTFDLELGQALELVYPPDCAFTEKEKTNICYLSFPDSYSGSLGDTQFSFRFRQSGRQQSAFFGDDFEYNREAAVSLQREPAHYFGYVYFRQVKDSSVKRGYFQKSLVLVSRLPYVNLFQALLQLIAPEYFDKLDPCLEAVCSEIDQWPPPAPGQMLNLPVMGIVIQVRIPSQVDKPGSTPIKPLNQENLLPAPLILPSVYELDLFRCFQPVLIHLQMLWELMLLGEPFVVMAPSPAVSSEMVLALTRCLAPLKFCCDYRPYFTIHDSEFKEYTTRTQAPPNVVLGVTNPFFIKTLQHWPHILRLGDLKMSGDLPKQVKVKKLTKLKTLDAKPGLYTSYKTFLHKDKALIKRLLKGIHKKRSSDIQSAFLRRHLLELTQSFIIPLEHYLASLMPLQRAITPWKNPPRIRPFHQEDFLKTLEQTGPQLTCVLKGDWMGLYRRFFRSPNFDGWYRQRQRDMMHKLEALHLEAICEANIWAWMKDKSEVEVVDLVLKLREKLVRTRCHRLPVKEETLQRVSQYITTIIGTLPEDLQAILCHQ; from the exons ATGGAGCCGCTGGCCGGGTTGGAGGCTCTTCGAGGCCGCCGCCAAGATCCCCGCAGCCTCTCGCCCGGCGACTCGGCGCTGCCCTGGGGGCGCCTGTCGGCGTGGCTGGAGTGCGTCTGCGCCGTGACCTTCGACCTCGAGCTGGGGCAGGCCTTGGAG CTCGTATACCCCCCTGACTGCGCCTTCACGGAAAAAGAG AAAACAAACATCTGTTATTTGTCCTTCCCAGACTCTTACTCAG GTAGCCTTGGAGACACTCAGTTCAGCTTTCGCTTCCGTCAGTCTGGGAGGCAGCAAAGTGCTTTCTTTGGGGATGACTTTGAATATAACAGGGAAGCTGCAGTATCGTTACAG CGGGAGCCTGCTCACTACTTTGGCTACGTGTATTTCCGACAAGTCAAGGACAGCTCTGTAAAAAGAGGCTATTTCCAAAAG TCTCTCGTCTTGGTCTCTCGCCTCCCATATGTGAACCTCTTCCAGGCTTTGCTGCAACTCATTGCCCCCGAGTACTTTGATAAACTGGACCCATGCCTGGAGGCAG TGTGCAGCGAGATTGATCAGTGGCCCCCTCCTGCTCCTGGCCAGATGCTGAACCTCCCAGTCATGGGCATCGTCATTCAG GTCAGGATTCCCTCCCAGGTGGACAAGCCTGGCTCCACCCCCATCAAGCCACTGAATCAGGAG aacctcttgccagcCCCCCTAATTCTCCCCAGCGTGTACGAGCTGGACCTCTTCAG GTGTTTCCAGCCGGTGCTGATCCACCTGCAGATGCTGTGGGAACTGATGCTGCTTGGGGAGCCCTTTGTCGTTATGGCCCCATCACCCGCCGTCTCCTCCGAGATGGTTCTAGCCCTGACTAG GTGCCTGGCTCCCCTGAAGTTCTGCTGCGACTACCGTCCCTACTTCACCATCCACGACAGTGAATTCAAAGAGTACACGACACGGACCCAGGCCCC GCCAAACGTTGTCCTGGGAGTCACAAACCCCTTTTTTATCAAGACTCTGCAGCACTGGCCCCACATCCTGCGTCTCGGGGACCTCAAGATGTCTG GAGATTTGCCAAAGCAGGTCAAGGTGAAGAAACTCACCAAGCTGAAAACACTGGATGCCAAGCCAG GACTTTACACGTCGTACAAGACATTTTTGCACAAGGACAAGGCCCTGATCAAGAGACTCCTAAAG GGCATCCATAAGAAGCGTTCCTCTGATATCCAGAGTGCCTTCCTGCGGCGCCACCTCTTGGAGCTGACTCAGAGTTTCATTATCCCTCTG GAACACTACCTGGCCAGCCTCATGCCTCTGCAGAGGGCCATCACTCCATGGAAG AATCCCCCTCGGATCCGCCCTTTCCATCAGGAGGACTTCCTCAAGACCCTTGAGCAAACTGGGCCCCAGCTCACTTGTGTGCTGAAGGGAGACTGGATGGGCCTATACAG GCGATTCTTCCGATCACCCAACTTTGATGGCTGGTACCGGCAGAGGCAGAGGGACATGATGCACAAGCTGGAGGCACTGCACTTGGAGGCCATCTGTGAGGCG AACATCTGGGCTTGGATGAAGGACAAGTCTGAGGTGGAAGTGGTTGACCTGGTGCTGAAGCTCCGTGAGAAGCTG GTGCGCACCAGGTGCCATCGTCTCCCAGTGAAGGAGGAAACATTGCAGCGCGTGAGCCAGTACATCACCACCATCATTGGGACACTGCCAGAGGATCTCCAGGCCATTCTGTGCCACCAGTAG